The Solanum dulcamara chromosome 6, daSolDulc1.2, whole genome shotgun sequence genome contains the following window.
aatatatatatagatatttccTATGTACAATATCTAATTAACATActcaaatcaaagaaaaatcatCTAGCTAAATTTGTTCTCTCTTTTTAATTATTCATGATGCAACAAGCACTTCCTTACAAATCATCATGTTTACCAATAACACAACGAGTTCATACAAATGATCGTAGCCAAATAGACAATCGTGTAAGTACCAGTAATTCATCATTGTACGTTAAAGGTTCGAAAGAGGAGTTGAATAACGTCGTTAAAGAGAATGCGGTTATAGTTGTGGGACGACGAGGTTGTTGTATGAGCCACGTCGTCAAACGTTTACTTCATTGTCTCGGAGCCAATCCTGCTATTTATGAAATCGAAGAAGAGGA
Protein-coding sequences here:
- the LOC129892077 gene encoding glutaredoxin-C9-like, whose amino-acid sequence is MMQQALPYKSSCLPITQRVHTNDRSQIDNRVSTSNSSLYVKGSKEELNNVVKENAVIVVGRRGCCMSHVVKRLLHCLGANPAIYEIEEEDENEVVDELEKIIVAAGGDGRKDDGKLQFPAVFVGGELFGGLDRIMAAHITGELTPVLKKAGALWL